The following proteins come from a genomic window of Syngnathus acus chromosome 15, fSynAcu1.2, whole genome shotgun sequence:
- the slka gene encoding STE20-like serine/threonine-protein kinase isoform X4 produces the protein MSFFNFRKIFKLGSDRKKKQYQHVHRDLNPEDIWDIIGELGDGAFGKVYKAQNKLNGTLAAAKVIDTKTEDELEDYMVEIEILASCDHQHIVKLLDAFYFEGKLWILIEFCAGGAVDAIMLELERPLTEPQIRVVCRQTLEALVYLHENKIIHRDLKAGNILLSLEGEVKLADFGVSAKNTKTLQRRDSFIGTPYWMAPEVVMCETSKDRPYDYKADIWSLGVTLIELAQIEPPNHEMNPMRVLLKIAKAEPPTLMQPSRWTPEFNDFLRRALDKNVDNRWGPLQLLQHPFVASVVDCKPLRELIAEAKAEVTEEIEDSKEEEEEEEPDTPVCAPGHKRAPSDTSMASSEEDKVPSTPSSTLQSVTEKTEVEQAGDESSDKLDESEPDKTEEEKHDEVPEAGDEDAASGLTEEPVSPGLEGHADEIPAEPTASEEQIIDKVQTREENRKESPQEVELEKDHEEVTKEDESNQQMIGSAGSDETLEDAHANLESVSEVEVEQVSKPDDMLQHELSDTANGADVILEGGGDVAAHIVGDAETDWSKNDSILTKPEEDISELPDRDPETTNEIRPSNGVCDDAINTSEDAELPIKDDKEATPAEESTMHSETDSETKTEQGSPAVSRQDAEKDSDSGSSSAADSSSMDLNLSISSFLSKSKESGSVSLQESKRQKKTLKKTRKFMVDGVEVSVTTSKIVTDDDAKNEEMRFLRRQELRELRLLQKEEQRAQQELSNKLQQQREQILRRFEQETTAKKRQYDQEVEGLERKQKQTIERLEQDHTSRLRDEAKRIKGDQDKELSKFQNMLKNKKKEEQEFLQKQQQELDGELKKIIQQHKVEIATIEKDCLNHKQQMMRAREAAMWELEERHLQEKHQQLKQQLKDQYFLQRHQLLKRHEKEMEQMQRYNQRLVEEMKNKQNQERVRLPKIQRSDGKTRMAMFKKSLRITASAVTTPEQERDRIKQFAFQEEKRQKNERLHQHQKHENQMRDLQLQCDSNIRELQQLQNEKCHLLIEHETQKLKELDEEHSQEIKEWRENLRPRKKALEEEFMRKLQEQEVFFKMSGESECLNPTAQSRVSKFYPIPHMHSSGS, from the exons atgtcctttttcaATTTCCGCAAGATCTTCAAGCTAGGGTCCGACAGGAAGAAGAAGCAGTACCAGCACGTCCACCGAGATCTCAACCCCGAGGACATTTGGGACATCATAGGGGAACTCGGCGATGGAGCCTTCGGCAAAGTCTACAAG GCTCAGAACAAGTTGAACGGGACCCTCGCCGCCGCCAAAGTCATCGACACAAAGACGGAGGATGAACTGGAGGACTACATGGTGGAAATTGAGATCCTGGCCTCTTGCGACCACCAACACATCGTCAAATTGCTGGACGCCTTCTATTTCGAGGGCAAACTCTGG ATCCTGATTGAGTTCTGCGCGGGTGGTGCCGTGGACGCCATCATGCTGG AACTGGAGCGGCCCCTGACGGAACCGCAGATCCGAGTGGTGTGCAGGCAGACCCTGGAGGCTTTGGTCTACCTGCACGAGAACAAGATCATCCACAGAGACCTAAAGGCTGGCAACATTCTTCTTTCCCTAGAAGGGGAAGTCAAACTTG CGGATTTTGGGGTTTCtgctaaaaacacaaagacgttACAGAGAAGAGATTCTTTCATCGGAACGCCGTACTG GATGGCGCCAGAAGTGGTGATGTGCGAGACGTCCAAGGACCGCCCGTACGACTACAAGGCGGACATCTGGTCCCTCGGGGTGACCCTGATTGAGCTGGCGCAGATCGAGCCGCCCAATCACGAGATGAATCCCATGAGAGTGCTGCTGAAAATAGCCAAGGCCGAGCCGCCCACCCTCATGCAACCCTCCCGCTG GACACCAGAATTCAACGACTTCCTCCGCAGAGCTCTCGACAAGAATGTGGACAACCGGTGGGGTCCGTTGCAGCTTCTACAG CATCCATTTGTCGCCAGCGTCGTGGACTGCAAACCTCTCCGAGAGCTCATCGCAGAAGCCAAGGCTGAAGTCACAGAGGAGATCGAAGACagcaaagaagaggaagaggaggaagagcccgATACGCCCGTG TGCGCTCCCGGACACAAACGAGCCCCGTCCGACACGAGTATGGCGAGCTCAGAGGAAGACAAAGTTCCGTCGACGCCGTCATCCACGCTGCAGTCCGTCACAGAAAAGACAGAGGTCGAGCAGGCTGGAGACGAGTCCAGTGATAAGCTCGATGAAAGTGAGCCTGACAAGACAGAGGAGGAGAAACACGACGAGGTGCCCGAGGCCGGTGATGAGGACGCCGCCTCTGGGCTGACGGAGGAGCCTGTCTCACCGGGGCTTGAGGGCCACGCCGATGAGATACCCGCTGAGCCGACCGCCTCGGAGGAACAAATCATAGATAAAGTTCAGACGCGGGAAGAAAACAGAAAGGAATCTCCACAAGAAGTAGAACTTGAAAAGGATCACGAAGAGGTGACCAAAGAAGACGAGTCAAATCAGCAGATGATCGGATCGGCAGGATCGGACGAGACGCTGGAGGATGCGCATGCCAACCTGGAGTCTGTCTCCGAGGTGGAGGTCGAGCAAGTGAGCAAGCCAGACGACATGCTTCAGCATGAACTGAGCGATACCGCCAATGGTGCTGATGTTATTTTGGAAGGCGGAGGTGACGTCGCAGCGCACATAGTGGGAGACGCAGAAACCGATTGGAGTAAGAATGATTCGATTCTAACAAAACCAGAGGAGGACATTTCCGAGTTGCCCGATCGGGACCCGGAGACAACTAACGAGATCAGACCTTCAAACGGAGTGTGTGACGACGCCATCAACACATCTGAGGATGCAGAGCTCCCGATCAAGGATGACAAAGAGGCAACGCCGGCAGAGGAGAGCACCATGCACAGCGAAACAGACTCCGAGACCAAAACGGAGCAGGGAAGCCCCGCCGTGAGCCGGCAGGATGCCGAGAAGGACTCGGACTCCGGAAGCAGCTCGGCCGccgacagcagcagcatggaCCTCAATCTGTCCATCTCCAGCTTCTTATCCAAAAGCAAAGAGAGCGGCTCAGTGTCTCTACAG GAGTCCAAACGGCAGAAGAAGACACTGAAAAAGACGCGCAAGTTCATGGTGGACGGCGTGGAGGTCAGCGTGACCACGTCCAAGATCGTGACCGACGACGACGCCAAGAATGAGGAGATGCGGTTCCTGAG GAGGCAGGAGCTGCGGGAGCTGCGCCTGCTGCAGAAGGAGGAGCAGCGAGCTCAGCAGGAGCTCAGCAACAAGCTGCAGCAGCAGAGAGAGCAGATCTTGCGGCGTTTTGAACAGGAAACCACA GCGAAGAAACGGCAGTACGACCAGGAGGTGGAGGGCCTGGAGAGGAAGCAGAAGCAGACCATCGAGCGGTTGGAACAGGACCACACCAGCCGGCTGCGAGACGAAGCCAAACGCATTAAAGGGGATCAGGACAAAGAGCTCTCCAAGTTCCAGAACATGCTgaagaacaagaagaaagag GAGCAGGAGTTCCTCCAGAAACAGCAGCAGGAGCTGGACGGGGAGCTGAAGAAGATCATCCAGCAGCATAAAGTGGAGATCGCCACCATTGAGAAGGATTGCCTCAACCACAAGCAGCAGATGATGAGAG CACGGGAGGCGGCCATGTGGGAGCTGGAGGAGCGCCACCTGCAGGAGAAACACCAGCAGCTCAAGCAGCAGCTCAAGGACCAGTACTTCCTACAAAGGCATCAGTTGCTCAAGAGGCACGAGAAA GAGATGGAGCAAATGCAGCGCTACAACCAGCGCCTGGTGGAGGAGATGAAGAACAAGCAGAACCAAGAGCGGGTCCGCCTGCCCAAGATCCAGCGCAGCGACGGAAAGACGCGCATGGCCATGTTCAAAAAGAGCCTCCGCATCACCGCCTCGGCCGTCACCACGCCGGAGCAGGAGCGAGACCGCATTAAGCAg TTTGCTTTTCAGGAAGAGAAGCGTCAGAAGAACGAGCGTCTCCACCAGCACCAAAAACACGAGAACCAGATGAGAGATCTACAGCTGCAGTGTGACTCCAACATCAGAGAGCTGCAGCAGCTACAG aatGAGAAATGTCACCTCTTAATTGAGCACGAGACTCAAAAACTGAAAGAGCTGGATGAGGAGCACAGTCAGGAAATCAAGGAGTGGAGAGAGAACCTCAGACCCAGGAAGAAG GCGCTGGAGGAGGAGTTCATGCGGAAGCTCCAGGAGCAGGAGGTCTTCTTCAAGATGAGCGGCGAGTCGGAATGCCTTAATCCCACCGCCCAGAGTCGTGTTTCCAAGTTTTACCCCATCCCGCACATGCACAGCTCCGGATCGTAG